One window of Anabaena sphaerica FACHB-251 genomic DNA carries:
- the psaC gene encoding photosystem I iron-sulfur center protein PsaC, translated as MSHTVKIYDTCIGCTQCVRACPTDVLEMVPWDGCKAAQVASSPRTEDCVGCKRCETACPTDFLSIRVYLGAETTRSMGLAY; from the coding sequence ATGTCTCATACCGTAAAAATCTACGATACCTGCATCGGCTGCACCCAATGCGTCCGCGCTTGCCCCACTGACGTTCTAGAGATGGTTCCTTGGGATGGCTGTAAAGCTGCTCAAGTGGCATCTTCACCCCGCACAGAAGACTGCGTAGGCTGCAAACGTTGTGAAACAGCTTGCCCCACTGACTTTTTGAGCATCCGGGTTTATCTGGGCGCTGAAACAACTCGCAGTATGGGTCTAGCATACTAA